Proteins co-encoded in one Rhodococcus sp. PAMC28707 genomic window:
- the raiA gene encoding ribosome-associated translation inhibitor RaiA — MTTPSQASVFFDEKPSDESTKTSADVVVKGRNVEIPDHFRVYVSEKLARLERFDPSIYLFDVELQHERNRRQAKACQRVEITAKGKGPVVRAEATADSFYAALESVTSKLEARLRRTKDRRKVHYGDKTPVSVAEATAELAEDDSLALNPDIKLDSFEDEATGPGQIVRTKVHSASPMSVDDALYEMELVGHDFYLFHDSVSDRPSVVYRRHAFDYGLIRLT, encoded by the coding sequence GTGACGACCCCTTCACAAGCTTCTGTTTTCTTCGACGAGAAGCCTTCGGACGAGTCCACCAAGACCAGTGCCGACGTTGTGGTCAAGGGCCGCAATGTCGAGATCCCAGACCACTTCCGGGTGTACGTCTCCGAAAAACTAGCCCGACTCGAGCGCTTCGACCCTTCCATCTACCTCTTCGACGTCGAACTGCAGCACGAGCGCAACCGTCGACAAGCCAAAGCATGTCAGCGCGTGGAAATCACCGCAAAGGGCAAAGGCCCGGTTGTTCGAGCAGAAGCTACTGCTGACAGCTTCTATGCAGCGCTCGAGTCCGTCACATCCAAACTGGAAGCGCGTCTCCGTCGGACCAAGGATCGCCGCAAAGTCCATTACGGTGACAAGACTCCGGTGTCGGTCGCCGAGGCTACGGCAGAGTTGGCTGAGGACGACAGTCTGGCGCTGAATCCGGATATCAAGCTGGATTCGTTCGAGGACGAAGCTACGGGACCCGGACAGATCGTCCGAACCAAAGTCCACTCCGCTTCACCGATGAGCGTGGACGACGCTCTCTACGAGATGGAATTGGTCGGTCACGACTTCTACCTCTTCCACGACAGCGTCTCCGACCGCCCGTCCGTCGTGTATCGACGGCACGCATTCGACTACGGCTTGATCAGACTCACCTGA
- the secA gene encoding preprotein translocase subunit SecA: protein MPSLSFSKLLRVGEGRMVKRLKNIADHVSTLSPDVERLSDAELHGKTAEFKNRFASGESLDELLPEAFAVAREASSRVLSQRHFDVQVMGGAALHFGNIAEMKTGEGKTLTCVLPAYLNAISGNGVHVVTVNDYLARRDSEWMGRVHRFLGLEVDVILSGMTPTERRAAYSADITYGTNNEFGFDYLRDNMTHSLDDLVQRGHNFAVVDEVDSILIDEARTPLIISGPADASSKWYGEFARIVPMMKIDVHYEVDIRKRTIGVHEAGVEFVEDQLGIDNLYEAANSPLVNYLNNAIKAKELYTKDKDYIVRDGEVIIVDEFTGRILVGRRYNEGMHQAIEAKEKVEIKAENQTLATITLQNYFRLYDTLSGMTGTAQTEAAELHQIYGLGVIPIPTNRPMVRVDNGDLIYKTEEAKFDAVVADVVARHAEGQPVLIGTTSVERSEYLSKQFTKQGVVHSVLNAKFHEQEATIVAEAGMLGAVTVATNMAGRGTDVVLGGNPDIITDLQLRKQGLDPVETPDAYQDAWELALETVKAQVKADAATVRDAGGLYVLGTERHDSRRIDNQLRGRSGRQGDPGESRFYLSLGDELMRRFNGGALESIMTRLNLPDDVPIEAKMVSKAIKSAQTQVEQQNFEIRKNVLKYDEVMNQQRTVIYEERRRILKGADMEGQVEGMITDVITAYVTGATADGYVEDWDLEQLWTALKTLYPVGLDYKELSQENEFGEKGDLSREELLEALLADARAAYATREKNIEEIAGENGMRELERRVLLSVLDRKWREHLYEMDYLKEGIGLRAMAQRDPLVEYQREGYDMFQGMLEGLKEESVGFLFNLQVEATPAPAGPAVGAGLAVAPGLASPIGTASASMQKSSAAQKTPIENPLPTQEQLAQPAQGAGSAPSALRAKGLDERPSGRLTFSGPDEDGGTEVRRSEGGSGRRGSATAETPITPEGTRRERREAAREQSKTSSKSGRSKKKR from the coding sequence GTGCCTTCGCTGTCGTTTTCCAAGCTGCTCCGTGTTGGTGAAGGTCGCATGGTCAAGCGGCTCAAGAACATCGCAGACCATGTGTCCACCCTGTCTCCGGACGTCGAGCGGCTGTCCGACGCCGAACTGCATGGCAAGACCGCAGAGTTCAAGAATCGATTCGCGTCCGGTGAATCTCTGGACGAGCTGCTGCCCGAGGCTTTCGCCGTCGCCAGAGAAGCGTCGTCCAGAGTGCTGTCGCAGCGACATTTCGACGTCCAGGTGATGGGCGGCGCAGCTCTGCATTTCGGGAACATCGCCGAGATGAAGACAGGCGAGGGCAAGACTCTCACCTGTGTTCTGCCTGCATATCTCAATGCGATCTCCGGCAACGGAGTGCACGTGGTGACGGTCAACGACTACCTGGCCAGGCGAGATTCGGAGTGGATGGGCCGAGTCCATCGCTTCCTCGGCCTCGAGGTCGACGTCATTCTCTCGGGAATGACTCCGACCGAGCGGCGTGCGGCCTATTCGGCCGACATCACCTACGGAACGAACAACGAATTCGGATTCGACTACCTCCGCGACAACATGACGCACTCCCTCGACGATCTGGTGCAGCGGGGTCACAACTTCGCTGTCGTCGACGAGGTCGATTCGATACTCATCGACGAGGCGCGCACGCCGCTGATCATCTCGGGTCCGGCCGACGCGTCGTCGAAGTGGTACGGGGAATTCGCCCGAATCGTGCCGATGATGAAAATCGACGTGCACTACGAGGTCGACATCCGTAAGCGCACCATCGGTGTCCATGAGGCGGGCGTCGAATTCGTCGAAGACCAGCTCGGCATCGACAATCTGTACGAGGCCGCGAACTCGCCGCTGGTGAACTACCTCAACAACGCGATCAAGGCGAAAGAGCTCTACACCAAGGACAAGGACTACATCGTTCGCGACGGCGAGGTCATCATCGTCGATGAGTTCACCGGCCGCATCCTCGTGGGGCGTCGATACAACGAGGGAATGCACCAGGCCATCGAGGCGAAGGAAAAGGTCGAGATCAAGGCCGAGAATCAGACTCTCGCCACGATCACGCTGCAGAACTATTTCCGGCTGTACGACACTTTGTCCGGCATGACCGGTACTGCCCAGACCGAAGCGGCTGAGCTTCATCAGATCTACGGGTTGGGAGTCATTCCGATCCCGACCAACCGACCGATGGTTCGCGTCGACAACGGCGACCTCATCTACAAGACCGAAGAGGCGAAGTTCGATGCGGTGGTCGCCGACGTCGTCGCACGACACGCCGAGGGGCAGCCGGTTCTGATCGGAACGACGAGTGTCGAGCGCTCGGAGTACTTGTCCAAGCAGTTCACCAAGCAAGGCGTAGTGCACAGCGTGCTCAACGCGAAGTTCCACGAGCAGGAAGCCACCATCGTGGCCGAGGCCGGCATGCTCGGTGCGGTCACTGTGGCGACCAACATGGCAGGACGCGGCACCGACGTCGTTCTGGGTGGCAACCCGGACATCATCACCGATCTGCAACTGCGTAAGCAGGGTCTGGACCCAGTGGAGACGCCCGACGCATATCAAGATGCGTGGGAACTTGCCCTGGAGACTGTGAAAGCCCAGGTGAAAGCCGACGCAGCGACCGTGCGCGATGCAGGTGGACTGTACGTCCTCGGTACCGAGCGGCACGACTCACGCCGGATCGACAACCAGCTTCGCGGTCGTTCCGGTCGTCAGGGTGACCCAGGGGAGTCTCGCTTCTATCTGTCACTCGGTGACGAGCTGATGCGTCGATTCAACGGTGGCGCACTCGAATCGATCATGACTCGTCTGAACCTGCCCGATGACGTGCCGATCGAGGCCAAAATGGTCTCCAAAGCCATCAAGAGTGCGCAGACCCAGGTAGAGCAGCAGAACTTCGAGATCCGCAAGAATGTTCTCAAGTACGACGAGGTCATGAACCAGCAGCGCACCGTCATCTACGAGGAGCGGCGCCGCATCCTCAAGGGCGCAGACATGGAAGGCCAGGTCGAGGGGATGATCACCGATGTGATCACCGCCTACGTCACCGGGGCTACTGCTGACGGGTACGTCGAGGATTGGGATCTCGAGCAGTTGTGGACGGCATTGAAGACCTTGTATCCGGTTGGTCTGGACTACAAGGAGCTCTCGCAGGAGAACGAGTTCGGCGAAAAGGGCGATCTGAGCCGCGAGGAACTTCTCGAGGCATTGCTCGCCGACGCTCGGGCGGCGTACGCGACGCGTGAGAAGAACATCGAAGAGATCGCGGGCGAGAACGGAATGCGTGAGCTGGAGCGTCGGGTGCTGCTCTCGGTGCTCGATCGAAAGTGGCGTGAGCACCTCTACGAGATGGACTATCTCAAGGAAGGCATCGGCCTGCGCGCGATGGCGCAGCGCGATCCTCTGGTGGAGTACCAGCGCGAGGGGTACGACATGTTCCAGGGAATGCTGGAAGGGTTGAAAGAGGAATCCGTCGGGTTCTTGTTCAACCTGCAGGTCGAGGCGACCCCCGCCCCCGCAGGTCCCGCGGTAGGGGCAGGCCTGGCCGTCGCGCCGGGTCTGGCGTCTCCGATCGGTACTGCCAGTGCATCGATGCAGAAGTCGTCAGCTGCCCAGAAGACACCGATCGAGAATCCGCTGCCGACACAGGAGCAGCTCGCACAGCCGGCGCAGGGTGCGGGCTCGGCACCGAGCGCGCTTCGCGCAAAGGGCCTCGACGAACGCCCCAGTGGGCGGTTGACGTTCTCCGGTCCGGACGAAGACGGTGGTACCGAGGTACGTCGTTCCGAGGGTGGATCCGGTCGACGCGGATCAGCGACTGCAGAAACCCCGATCACCCCTGAGGGGACGCGCCGGGAGCGACGCGAGGCAGCTCGTGAGCAGTCGAAAACCTCCAGCAAGTCCGGTAGATCCAAGAAGAAGCGCTGA
- the mtrB gene encoding MtrAB system histidine kinase MtrB — MIRFSHSRRRINGTFSPLLRWLRSLSTALGHAWRRSLQLRVVVSTLTLSLVVITILGVVLTSQITDRLLEAKITAATEELDRSRTTVEGSLAGADDSSGLSTRLERARAQLTSRDVDAGQASGSAGTFDPVLIVEGDGVRSDASVGPVDHIPASLREFVKQGLISYQYATVADNEGGYSGPALIMGSPTGSDIAGLELYLVFPLGSEDRTLSLVRGTLLIGAVVLLVLLAAISMLVARQVVLPIRSASRIAVRFADGRLKERMPVRGEDDMARLAMSFNEMAESLSKQITQLEEFGNLQRRFTSDVSHELRTPLTTVRMAADLIHDGSANLDPALRRSSELLVNELDRFETLLGDLLEISRHDAGVAELAAEQLDLRMCARAAVFTVRHLARETGTEVIVDMPDTAVIAEVDPRRVERILRNLLANALDHGEGKPVLLRLRANADAAAFVVRDQGVGLRPGEEKLVFNRFWRSDPSRVRRSGGTGLGLAISVEDARLHDGKLEAWGAVGEGACFRLTLPLVRGHKVIGSPLPLKPSTRRYTQGQPLPSSTSRTDTPRTADAEHSELTPAVSSESTDPSKRSESS; from the coding sequence GTGATCCGATTTTCCCACTCTCGGCGGCGAATCAACGGAACGTTCTCGCCGCTGTTGCGTTGGTTGCGTTCGCTCAGTACTGCGCTAGGTCATGCGTGGCGCCGTTCGCTTCAGCTGCGCGTGGTGGTCTCGACTCTGACATTGTCGCTGGTCGTCATTACCATCCTCGGGGTCGTTCTGACCAGTCAGATCACCGATCGTCTGCTGGAGGCGAAAATTACCGCCGCCACCGAGGAACTCGATCGTTCTCGTACCACTGTCGAAGGGTCGCTGGCCGGAGCAGACGACTCGAGCGGGCTGAGCACCCGTCTCGAGCGCGCCCGTGCGCAGTTGACCAGCCGCGACGTCGATGCCGGGCAGGCTTCCGGGTCCGCGGGCACCTTCGACCCGGTGCTGATCGTCGAAGGTGACGGTGTCCGCAGTGACGCCTCCGTCGGTCCCGTCGATCACATTCCCGCGAGTTTGCGTGAGTTCGTGAAGCAGGGGTTGATCAGTTATCAGTACGCAACGGTCGCTGATAACGAGGGTGGATACTCCGGGCCTGCATTGATCATGGGTTCACCCACCGGATCCGATATCGCCGGGCTCGAGCTGTATCTGGTGTTCCCACTCGGGAGTGAGGACAGAACACTCTCACTCGTCCGCGGAACGCTCCTCATCGGTGCGGTCGTGCTCCTGGTCCTACTTGCAGCGATATCGATGCTCGTCGCCAGGCAAGTGGTCCTTCCGATTCGCTCGGCCTCACGTATCGCCGTTCGATTCGCCGATGGACGACTCAAGGAGCGAATGCCGGTGCGCGGGGAGGACGACATGGCGCGGCTTGCCATGTCGTTCAACGAGATGGCGGAGAGCCTGTCCAAACAGATCACCCAGCTCGAAGAGTTCGGAAACCTGCAGCGGCGTTTCACCTCCGATGTGAGCCACGAGCTTCGAACCCCGCTGACGACGGTGCGGATGGCCGCTGATCTGATCCACGACGGCAGTGCAAATCTCGATCCGGCTTTGAGGAGATCCTCTGAGTTGTTGGTCAACGAACTGGACAGGTTCGAGACGTTACTCGGTGATCTGCTCGAGATCAGCCGCCACGACGCGGGTGTCGCCGAACTGGCCGCGGAACAACTCGATCTACGGATGTGCGCGCGAGCGGCAGTGTTCACGGTGCGGCACTTGGCACGAGAGACTGGCACCGAGGTCATCGTGGACATGCCAGATACTGCCGTCATCGCAGAAGTCGATCCGCGTCGTGTCGAGCGAATACTGCGAAACCTGCTGGCCAATGCTCTCGATCACGGCGAAGGGAAGCCTGTTCTTCTGCGGCTCCGAGCCAACGCGGACGCTGCGGCATTTGTCGTCCGAGATCAGGGAGTGGGGCTACGTCCAGGTGAGGAGAAGCTTGTTTTCAATCGCTTCTGGCGTTCGGATCCCTCTCGCGTGCGCAGATCGGGCGGAACCGGTCTCGGACTTGCCATCAGTGTCGAGGATGCACGGTTGCACGACGGGAAGCTCGAGGCTTGGGGGGCTGTGGGTGAAGGCGCATGCTTCCGGTTGACGTTGCCACTCGTGCGAGGACACAAAGTGATCGGAAGTCCATTGCCCCTGAAGCCGAGCACTCGACGTTACACACAGGGCCAACCGCTTCCCTCGTCGACCTCGCGGACCGATACGCCCCGGACGGCGGATGCGGAGCACTCGGAGTTGACGCCCGCGGTGTCCAGCGAGTCGACGGACCCTTCGAAACGTTCGGAGTCATCGTGA
- a CDS encoding Rv3235 family protein: MDNPPVSNRHTFLSHARPFEPPTAPGSAAVHARKRLDHHLAHVQARSQSDRRRRPFQRSLGNHAHGGTPGSNVVNPAESQASDDAQRGAERALRLILEVLDRRRTTARLGALFTPTVVESLKTLVNSQPPGQSLGAASLRRVHVSRCAKNSAEVFGTYARGPRIFAVAARLEYRKTARYSGWTVTSVRIR, from the coding sequence ATGGACAACCCACCCGTGTCGAACCGTCATACATTCCTTTCGCACGCCCGGCCTTTCGAGCCACCGACGGCGCCTGGAAGTGCCGCCGTACACGCCAGGAAACGTCTCGATCACCATCTCGCACACGTGCAGGCCCGAAGCCAGTCGGACCGTCGACGTCGCCCCTTCCAGCGAAGTCTCGGAAACCACGCTCACGGGGGCACGCCTGGATCGAATGTAGTAAACCCAGCCGAGAGTCAGGCTTCCGACGACGCACAGCGGGGGGCAGAACGCGCGTTGCGACTGATCCTGGAGGTTCTCGACAGACGCCGAACAACCGCCAGGCTGGGCGCCTTGTTCACCCCCACAGTTGTCGAGTCGCTGAAAACCCTTGTGAATTCGCAGCCACCCGGCCAGAGTCTAGGCGCCGCGTCACTCCGACGGGTGCATGTGAGTCGATGTGCGAAGAACTCCGCGGAGGTGTTCGGCACCTATGCCCGCGGACCGCGCATCTTTGCCGTGGCCGCCCGCCTCGAGTATCGAAAGACTGCGCGATACTCGGGCTGGACGGTCACCTCCGTCAGGATCCGTTGA
- the lpqB gene encoding MtrAB system accessory lipoprotein LpqB → MRRCSATVAAVLVVLLSLAGCASLPESSTPQAIGSITGGAASTTPPPPAEGREPDLLVRDFLVASANSANRHQAARQYLTRDASSTWDDGVKTVVADRIDLLSGPRTSDESEYTIRSNTVGVLASGGDYQAGAGSVDSTIRIVKVDGEWRIDELPPGVLIDRSQFFNAYQRQSLFFVDPLGAALVPDVRWLTGSPDQLANQLVQLLIDGPKQTLAPAVSNELSNDVGVRGPITKADGRTTQVGVGPGGVRIDFGGLQSMDTKNRELLAAQVIWTLASADISGPYVLLADGQPLDDDKQDGWTTADVGSLDPLGTSETAVGLHALVAGQLMSVEDYGAVPVPGYFGTVNNLRSVALSNDGTLVAGVADTGRPVPEPSSTLMIGGYDSGAFPVAEGQSITRPSWGADNNAAWAVIDGTNVIRAARDPATGQVSVVPVDATAVTALGVRITDLRLSRDGVRAAIIVDGLVYVASVVRKENGSYSLMSPKAVANGLGSDALALDWSTGDAIVIVRIATDVPVVQVTTDGSRLDALPSRNLTAPVLSVDASPTNEYVADSRAVFQLNNSDPAGDRYWREVAGLAGVKATPILPG, encoded by the coding sequence ATCCGGCGTTGTTCGGCGACCGTTGCCGCTGTCCTGGTCGTCCTCCTGTCGCTCGCAGGATGCGCAAGCCTGCCCGAATCGTCGACCCCGCAGGCAATCGGTTCGATCACGGGAGGGGCGGCGTCGACTACACCGCCACCGCCGGCGGAAGGACGTGAGCCCGATCTGCTCGTCCGCGACTTCCTCGTAGCGAGCGCGAATTCGGCGAACCGCCATCAAGCTGCACGGCAATATCTGACACGCGATGCCTCCAGTACCTGGGACGACGGAGTCAAAACCGTCGTAGCGGATCGAATCGACCTGTTGTCCGGCCCTCGCACTTCGGACGAATCGGAGTACACGATTCGATCGAACACCGTGGGCGTCCTCGCGTCGGGTGGTGACTATCAGGCCGGTGCAGGCTCGGTGGACTCGACGATTCGGATCGTCAAGGTCGACGGTGAGTGGCGCATCGACGAGCTTCCTCCCGGCGTACTGATCGATCGCTCGCAGTTCTTCAATGCCTACCAACGGCAGTCGTTGTTCTTCGTAGATCCGCTCGGTGCGGCGTTGGTTCCCGATGTCCGGTGGCTCACAGGTTCCCCTGATCAACTGGCCAACCAGCTCGTGCAATTGCTGATCGACGGGCCGAAACAGACGTTGGCGCCTGCTGTGTCGAACGAATTGTCGAACGATGTCGGCGTTCGTGGGCCGATCACCAAGGCCGATGGTCGAACAACACAGGTCGGCGTCGGTCCAGGCGGAGTGAGAATCGATTTCGGCGGACTGCAGTCGATGGATACGAAGAATCGTGAGCTACTTGCTGCCCAGGTGATCTGGACGTTGGCATCGGCGGATATTTCCGGTCCGTACGTCCTGCTCGCCGACGGACAACCTCTCGATGACGACAAGCAGGACGGGTGGACGACTGCAGATGTCGGTTCTCTCGATCCGTTGGGAACATCCGAGACTGCAGTGGGCCTACACGCGTTGGTCGCAGGGCAACTGATGTCGGTCGAGGATTATGGTGCCGTTCCCGTTCCCGGATATTTCGGCACCGTCAACAATCTGCGTAGTGTCGCGCTGTCGAACGACGGAACGCTGGTGGCCGGCGTGGCAGACACCGGCCGCCCGGTGCCCGAGCCGTCCTCGACTTTGATGATCGGCGGGTACGACAGCGGTGCCTTCCCAGTAGCGGAGGGACAGTCGATCACCAGACCTTCCTGGGGTGCCGACAACAATGCGGCGTGGGCTGTCATCGACGGTACGAATGTGATTCGCGCAGCACGGGATCCAGCGACGGGGCAGGTGTCGGTGGTTCCGGTGGATGCCACCGCCGTCACTGCGCTCGGTGTGAGGATCACCGACCTACGGCTATCACGCGACGGTGTCCGGGCGGCTATCATCGTCGACGGGTTGGTATACGTCGCGTCGGTGGTGCGCAAGGAGAACGGCTCGTACTCCCTCATGTCTCCCAAGGCGGTGGCAAACGGTCTCGGCAGCGACGCTCTGGCGTTGGACTGGAGTACCGGTGATGCCATCGTCATCGTGCGTATCGCGACCGACGTGCCGGTAGTGCAGGTTACGACCGACGGTTCGCGACTCGATGCGCTTCCGAGCCGGAACCTGACAGCTCCGGTGCTCTCTGTCGACGCGTCGCCGACGAACGAGTACGTCGCGGATTCGCGAGCAGTATTTCAGCTGAACAACAGCGATCCTGCCGGTGACCGCTATTGGCGTGAAGTAGCCGGACTGGCAGGAGTGAAAGCGACACCGATTCTGCCAGGCTGA
- a CDS encoding ComF family protein, whose amino-acid sequence MNATVRTLLDLALPRECGGCGAAGTLWCLRCEDTVCSAVERVRPRIDPGVPCWALGPYSGARRSAVLELKERNRHDVAVPLGRALAHAVEQLREFGEIDPPELSRLVLVPAPTRARAARVRGGDHVERCVEATAAELGQEVVRIPSILRMRTGVRDSVGLSASERQANVAGRIELALSRSATSAGRRHRRRAEVGDVAVRVGIPRERTVLFVDDVLTTGATATESVSVLKNSGVRVDGVLVVAAVR is encoded by the coding sequence ATGAACGCAACTGTTCGGACGTTGCTCGACCTGGCACTCCCTCGTGAGTGTGGGGGCTGCGGTGCTGCGGGAACCCTGTGGTGTCTTCGGTGCGAGGACACTGTGTGTTCCGCCGTCGAGCGGGTACGGCCTCGCATCGACCCAGGGGTGCCGTGCTGGGCGCTCGGGCCGTACTCCGGTGCCCGCCGAAGCGCGGTCCTCGAACTGAAGGAACGGAACCGGCACGACGTGGCCGTCCCACTCGGACGGGCCCTTGCCCACGCGGTCGAGCAACTTCGGGAATTCGGTGAGATCGATCCGCCCGAGCTTTCTCGTCTGGTGCTCGTGCCTGCGCCCACTCGAGCGCGCGCAGCGCGAGTGCGAGGTGGTGATCATGTAGAGCGCTGTGTCGAAGCGACCGCGGCCGAGCTAGGGCAAGAAGTCGTGCGGATACCGTCGATATTACGGATGCGCACGGGAGTACGAGATTCGGTCGGGCTCAGTGCGTCCGAGCGGCAGGCGAATGTGGCGGGTCGGATCGAGCTGGCACTCTCGCGCAGCGCAACATCTGCAGGTCGTCGACATCGCAGACGCGCCGAAGTCGGCGATGTTGCTGTGCGCGTGGGAATTCCGCGTGAGAGAACTGTCCTCTTCGTAGACGACGTACTCACCACCGGTGCGACGGCGACCGAATCAGTAAGTGTCCTAAAGAATTCGGGAGTGCGTGTTGATGGGGTATTGGTGGTTGCAGCAGTTCGGTAG
- a CDS encoding dTMP kinase — protein sequence MGKLLVIEGVDGAGKNTLARRLVSAWEREGLEVARVGFPRYGLSIHADLAADALRGEHGDTAESVHAMALLFALDRRNAAEMIRKLLSHNDIVLLDRYVASNAAYTAARLEEQADGAGVEWIRALEFERFGVPIPDVQILLDVPVELAAERAAAREKEDSTRVRDSYERDSSLQSRTSAAYCGLAAANWMSPWEVIGGEIDPTQLAAHLVNETSDGMKVTP from the coding sequence GTGGGAAAATTGCTGGTGATCGAGGGAGTCGACGGGGCGGGCAAGAACACCCTGGCCCGTCGGCTCGTCTCGGCGTGGGAGCGCGAGGGCCTCGAGGTCGCTCGCGTCGGGTTCCCACGGTACGGATTGTCGATTCATGCCGATCTCGCTGCCGACGCGTTGCGCGGTGAGCATGGTGATACCGCTGAGAGTGTGCACGCGATGGCTTTGCTGTTCGCCCTGGATCGACGGAATGCAGCAGAGATGATCCGAAAGCTGCTCTCGCACAATGATATCGTTCTATTGGACCGATATGTTGCCTCGAATGCGGCATACACTGCTGCACGGCTCGAAGAGCAGGCCGACGGTGCCGGGGTCGAATGGATTCGAGCTCTCGAATTCGAGCGATTCGGGGTGCCGATTCCTGATGTGCAGATCTTGTTGGACGTCCCGGTCGAGCTCGCCGCCGAACGTGCTGCGGCACGTGAGAAAGAGGATTCGACTCGCGTCCGAGACTCCTACGAGCGTGACTCCTCGCTTCAAAGCAGGACTTCAGCGGCCTATTGCGGGTTGGCCGCCGCGAACTGGATGTCACCGTGGGAGGTGATCGGCGGGGAGATCGATCCGACCCAACTCGCCGCGCACCTGGTCAATGAGACGTCTGACGGCATGAAAGTGACACCATAG
- the mtrA gene encoding MtrAB system response regulator MtrA — protein sequence MKPRILVVDDDSALAEMLTIVLRGEGFEPFVVGDGTQALAAVRENRPDLVLLDLMLPGMNGIDVCRVLRADSGVPIVMLTAKTDTVDVVLGLESGADDYIMKPFKPKELVARVRARLRRTEDEPAELLSIADIVIDVPAHKVSRGDDLVSLTPLEFDLLVALARKPRQVFTREVLLEQVWGYRHAADTRLVNVHVQRLRAKVEKDAENPEVVLTVRGVGYKAGPP from the coding sequence ATGAAGCCCCGGATTCTTGTAGTCGACGACGATTCGGCTCTGGCCGAAATGCTCACTATCGTCCTTCGTGGCGAGGGTTTCGAGCCTTTCGTCGTCGGTGACGGCACTCAGGCTCTGGCCGCGGTTCGCGAGAACCGACCCGATCTGGTGTTGCTGGATTTGATGCTTCCAGGTATGAACGGCATCGACGTGTGCCGAGTTCTACGTGCAGATTCCGGAGTGCCGATCGTGATGTTGACGGCGAAGACCGACACGGTCGACGTCGTTCTCGGCCTCGAGTCCGGCGCGGACGACTACATCATGAAGCCGTTCAAGCCGAAGGAACTGGTCGCTCGTGTTCGGGCGCGATTGCGTCGCACCGAGGACGAGCCGGCCGAATTGTTGTCCATTGCCGACATCGTGATCGACGTCCCTGCCCACAAGGTGAGCAGGGGCGATGACCTCGTGTCCTTGACCCCGCTCGAGTTCGATCTTCTGGTGGCGCTTGCTCGCAAGCCGCGGCAGGTATTCACTCGTGAGGTGCTGCTGGAACAGGTGTGGGGTTACCGCCATGCCGCTGACACACGTCTGGTCAATGTTCACGTTCAGCGCCTGCGTGCGAAGGTCGAGAAGGACGCCGAGAACCCAGAAGTCGTTCTGACCGTGAGAGGGGTCGGCTACAAAGCCGGACCGCCGTGA